In the Quercus lobata isolate SW786 chromosome 5, ValleyOak3.0 Primary Assembly, whole genome shotgun sequence genome, one interval contains:
- the LOC115989574 gene encoding uncharacterized protein LOC115989574 isoform X1 has protein sequence MLLLLRHRLNFMMNIRCFQRSFSAASLAPVQLPSPMEAHLWYILPNEVKNASLLNQYLEILSPCEKENVFRMRGDQLQRRALLARALVRTTIARYHTNSQVEPRSLKFNKNIYGKPEVEWQDVDGSHIPPLHFNISHTSSMIACGVTVNSAIGIDVEEKQRKLKNNILAFARRYFSPYEVGLLTAISDPEFQRQEFIKLWTLKEAYVKALGRGFSAAPFKTFTIRFRTATGGHLSEYRDSEAFDVVVDSFDDPKNLTSNWQFALIELAGSHYAAVCIEGDRTTEGNGTRPMKLTVRRTIPFVEDECVSGTDAVVAIVGLT, from the exons ATGTTGTTGCTGTTGAGGCATAGACTAAATTTCATGATGAATATACGTTGCTTTCAAAGGAGCTTCTCTGCTGCTTCTCTGGCCCCAGTGCAGCTTCCATCTCCAAT gGAAGCCCATTTATGGTATATATTACCTAATGAGGTGAAGAATGCAAGCCTTCTTAATCAATATTTGGAAATTCTATCACCATGTGagaaagaaaatgttttccGTATGCGTGGAGATCAGCTCCAAAGAAGAGCCCTGCTTGCCCGTGCATTGGTTCGCACTACCATTGCAAGAT ATCATACAAATAGTCAAGTTGAACCAAGATCCTTGAAGTTTAACAAGAATATATATGGGAAGCCTGAG GTAGAGTGGCAAGATGTTGATGGCTCACACATACCACCATTGCATTTCAACATTTCACACACTTCTTCTATGATAGCTTGTGGAGTGACTGTGAATTCAGCA ATTGGTATTGATGTGGAAGAGAAGCAACGGAAGTTGAAGAATAATATCTTAGCATTTGCTCGAAGGTACTTTTCTCCTTATGAAGTGGGACTTTTAACTGCCATTTCAGACCCTGAATTTCAGCGTCAGGAGTTTATAAAATTATGGACTCTCAAG GAGGCATATGTGAAAGCATTGGGGAGGGGCTTCTCAGCTGCACCTTTTAAAACCTTTACCATTCGATTTAGGACTGCTACAGGTGGACATCTTTCTGAGTATAGAGATTCTGAG GCATTTGATGTAGTTGTTGATTCTTTTGATGATCCCAAGAACCTGACAAGCAATTGGCAATTTGCTCTCATAGAATTGGCTGGTTCTCATTATGCTGCTGTTTGCATTGAAGGGGATAGAACCACTGAAG GCAATGGGACCCGCCCAATGAAATTGACAGTGCGGAGAACCATTCCATTTGTTGAAGATGAATGTGTTTCTGGAACTGATGCTGTGGTAGCAATAGTTGGCTTAACTTAA
- the LOC115989574 gene encoding uncharacterized protein LOC115989574 isoform X2 yields MLLLLRHRLNFMMNIRCFQRSFSAASLAPVQLPSPMEAHLWYILPNEVKNASLLNQYLEILSPCEKENVFRMRGDQLQRRALLARALVRTTIARYHTNSQVEPRSLKFNKNIYGKPEVEWQDVDGSHIPPLHFNISHTSSMIACGVTVNSAIGIDVEEKQRKLKNNILAFARRYFSPYEVGLLTAISDPEFQRQEFIKLWTLKEAYVKALGRGFSAAPFKTFTIRFRTATGGHLSEYRDSENWLVLIMLLFALKGIEPLKAMGPAQ; encoded by the exons ATGTTGTTGCTGTTGAGGCATAGACTAAATTTCATGATGAATATACGTTGCTTTCAAAGGAGCTTCTCTGCTGCTTCTCTGGCCCCAGTGCAGCTTCCATCTCCAAT gGAAGCCCATTTATGGTATATATTACCTAATGAGGTGAAGAATGCAAGCCTTCTTAATCAATATTTGGAAATTCTATCACCATGTGagaaagaaaatgttttccGTATGCGTGGAGATCAGCTCCAAAGAAGAGCCCTGCTTGCCCGTGCATTGGTTCGCACTACCATTGCAAGAT ATCATACAAATAGTCAAGTTGAACCAAGATCCTTGAAGTTTAACAAGAATATATATGGGAAGCCTGAG GTAGAGTGGCAAGATGTTGATGGCTCACACATACCACCATTGCATTTCAACATTTCACACACTTCTTCTATGATAGCTTGTGGAGTGACTGTGAATTCAGCA ATTGGTATTGATGTGGAAGAGAAGCAACGGAAGTTGAAGAATAATATCTTAGCATTTGCTCGAAGGTACTTTTCTCCTTATGAAGTGGGACTTTTAACTGCCATTTCAGACCCTGAATTTCAGCGTCAGGAGTTTATAAAATTATGGACTCTCAAG GAGGCATATGTGAAAGCATTGGGGAGGGGCTTCTCAGCTGCACCTTTTAAAACCTTTACCATTCGATTTAGGACTGCTACAGGTGGACATCTTTCTGAGTATAGAGATTCTGAG AATTGGCTGGTTCTCATTATGCTGCTGTTTGCATTGAAGGGGATAGAACCACTGAAG GCAATGGGACCCGCCCAATGA